The window GGCACCATCGGGAATGACGAAGGGGGAGAAACGGAATCGGAAGCGGAAACCGACGATTCCGAGGAGAGCGATGCGGAAGGGGAAGACGAGGAAGCCGAAACGGACGACGGGCCGAACGGCCCGCTTCGAGTCGAACCCGCGACGAAGTTTCTCCGTGACCTCATCGCCGGACGACCCGTTTTTACACATCCGAGCAAACCCGGAGGATTCCGCCTCCGATACGGCAGAGCACGGAATCATGGGTTCGCAACCGCCGGTGTACATCCGGCGACGATGCACCTCGTGGACGACTTCCTCGCGACCGGGACGCAGATAAAAACCGAGCGTCCCGGAAAGGCGGCGGGCGTTATCCCCGTGGACACCATCGAGGGACCGACCGTACGACTGGCAAACGGTGACGTTCGCCGAATCGACGACATCGAAGAAGCGCTCGAAGTGAGAAACGGCGTCAAAAAGATACTCGACCTCGGCGAATATCTCGTCAATTACGGCGAATTCGTGGAGAACAATCACCCACTCGCACCCGCCTCCTACACCTTCGAATGGTGGATTCAGGACTTCGAACACGCCGGGGTGGACGTGCAGGCTATGCGCGACAATCCCCGTATCGACCTCGAAGAACCGTCAGTGACCGAAGCGCTCGATTGGGCGACCGAACACGACGTACCACTCCATCCCAAGTTCACCTACCTCTGGCACGATATTTCGGTCGCCGAATTTGAGCGACTTGCAACCGCCGTGGAAGCGGGCGAGATTCGGGATGGGCGACTCGTTATCGAGAACACGGACGATGTTCGAACCGCACTCGAACGGCTCCTCGTCCAGCATTGGCAGGGTGAGGAAATCGAGATTTCGGAGTGGAAATCGTTCGTTCGCTCGCTGGGATTCGACGATGACCTGAACAGGGAATGGGACGACATCGACGACCTGTCCCGGAAAGCGCGCGAGTGGGGCGAAGCCGAGAACGGCGACAACGCGATTCAAGCAGTGAACGAAGTCGCGCCGTTCGAAATCAGGGAGCGTGCGCCGACGCGAATCGGGAACCGAATGGGTCGCCCTGAGAAGTCGGAGAAGCGCGAACTCAGCCCCGCAGTTCACACGCTCTTTCCCATCGGCGAAACGGGTGGCAACCAGCGTGACATGGCGAAAGCCGCGAACCACACGGAAGGCATGTCCGGTGTGCGCGGGGAGACCGAAGTGCGTATCGGTCGGCGAGAGTGCGAAACCTGTGGCAACCCCACGTTCAAATGTCGCTGTCCGGAGTGTGGTGACAACACTTATCCGGATTACGAATGTCCGGAATGTGGGACGACAGTCGAACCCGACCAGTCCGGACGGGCGGAGTGTCCCCGGTGTGAGATACTCGCAACGAGCGTCGAACCACAGACCATCAACCTGAACGAAGAGTTCCGAAACGCACTCGAATCGGTTGGAGAACGTCAAAACGTCTTTGACACGCTCAAGGGCGTCAAAGGGTTGACATCGTCGCACAAGACGCCGGAGCCCATCGAAAAAGGAGTTCTCCGCGCGAAACACGGGGTCAGCGCGTTCAAGGACGGGACGATTCGATATGACATGACCGACCTGCCCGTGACCGCGGTTCGGCCATCCGAGCTGGACGTGAGTGCGGATCAGTTCCGCGCGCTGGGCTACGACGAGGACATCCACGGCGAACCGCTCCGCCACGACGACCAACTCGTGGAACTACGGGTGCAAGACATCGTTCTCTCGGATGGCGCGGCCGAACACCTGCTCAAAACGGCCGATTTCGTGGACAATCTCCTCACCGACTACTACGGTCTCGACCCGTTCTACGAGATGGACGAACGCGAGGAGCTGGTCGGCGAACTCGTCTTCGGGATGGCCCCCCACACCTCCGCAGCGGTCGTCGGGCGAATTATCGGGTTCACGAGTGCCGCGGTTGGGTATGCCCATCCTTACTTTCACGCGGCGAAGCGAAGAAATTGTGATGGGGACGAGGATTGCGTAATGCTCCTGATGGACGGCCTGCTCAACTTCTCGAAGGAGTTCCTGCCGGACAAGCGTGGGGGCCAGATGGACGCCCCGCTGGTAATGTCCTCGCGTATCGACCCATCGGAAATCGACGACGAGGCACACAACATGGACATCGTGGACCGGTATCCGCGTGAGTTCTACGAGGCTACGCTGGAGATGGCCGACCCGGAAGACGTGGACATCACCATCGCGGAGGACTATCTCGGCACCGACGAGGAGTACACGAACTTCAGACACACCCACGACACCTCGAACATCGCATTGGGACCGGACCTCTCCGCCTACAAAACGCTCGGGTCGATGATGGACAAAATGAACGCGCAGTTGGAACTGGCCCGGAAGACGCGGGCGGTGGACCAGACCGACGTGGCCGAGCGCGTCATCGAAGGGCACTTCCTGCCCGACCTCATCGGAAACCTTCGCGCCTTCTCACGGCAGGAGACGCGCTGTCTGGACTGCGGCGTGAAGTACCGCCGAATGCCCCTTTCCGGGGACTGCCGGGAGTGCGGCGGCCGAGTGAACCTGACGGTTCACCAAGGGTCCGTGAACAAATACATGGACACCGCGATTCAGGTCGCCGACGAGTACGACTGCCGCGAGTATACCAAACAGCGACTCCAAATTCTCGACCGGTCGTTGGAAAGCGTGTTCGAGAACGACAAGAACAAGCAGTCCGGCATTGCGGATTTCATGTAGTTTCCCGCGAGCGACGACGGAGCGGCGGCGAGCGCGAGCAACGACGGCGCAGGACGGTTCTGTTTCTAGCTCATCCTTGCTTTCCCGGAGCGGGAGTATCGCGATTCGGCGATGGCGAAAACGAGCGTGCTGGCCAATCCCAACAGGGTTCCTGCGGTCAGCATTCCGGCGAGGAACTCCAGCGAAACGCGGCTGAGGAAGTAGGCGCTCACGGCGTACAGAACGCCACCGATAGAGAGGACATAGAACGGCGCGTTCAGATAGCGCCATTCGAACTCGTCGGCGAGGTACTCGTCCGTGATTTGACCGAGGCTGGAGGTAATACCCGCTGCCGAGAACCAGACGACTGCGCCATAGACCAACGATGCAAGCACTCGAACCGCACCGAGGTCGGCACCGCCGCGATCCGCCCGAACCGCTTCGAGGGTTTCGACGCCACTGACGCCGCCGATGATGAGCAGGGCTGCGGCCACGACGTAGGTGATGAGCGTCACACGACCGGAGTATAAGCTGTTTCTGGCTTTTCCTGCGACATGGTCAACCAGGCGTTCGAGCCCGAGTCCGCGGAACAGGACGTACAACCCGAGGAGTGCGGACGTACCGCCGATGACGACAGCGCCGGGCATCCCGTTTTTGTCCGCGAGGAGGGCGAGCGGATAGATGAGCAGGAGGATACCGAGCGGGACGAGAATCGTCCCGCGCGTTTCGGGGTCGTTCAACACCTGTTTGATCGTATAGTACATCGACTCCAAATCCTGTGCCTGCCGGACGACGACCCGCCGGACGCCATCGACCGGAATGCGGGAGCGAATGACCGGAACGACGCTCTCGTCCTGTGCACCGTCGGTGACGATGACGGTCGTAATCTCCTCGCTCGTGCTGATGCTCGCCAAGACGGTGTCTACCTCTTCGCCGACCTCCCTGTTCGCGCTGATATCGCTCCCTTCGTTTCCGGTAACGACTGCGACTTCGACGCTCTCCTCGGCGTCGATTCGGTCGTACAGGTGGACGCCCTCGAACATGACGTTGACGTCACTGTCTTCGGGGTCTGCGGTTGCGAGCGCGACGGCGGCGGCCTCGACTTCGTCTCGGCCGATGACCGGCGTTTCGAAGTCGGTTTTTCGGCCAAGGTCGTCGTCGAGGTCTACACACAGCACCAGCAGCATTGCCCGCAGGTACGCGGGGGATGTTTAACTGTTTTCGGGAGAAGCGAGACACCAGACGAAGAAACGACTCTAAACGGTCTAAATCGGCGTGAACGGTACAAGGAGCGTTGCTCGCGCGATATTAGGTCGCGTATAATAATACAGCAATACGCGAGTTCCCCAACCATGACGAAAACACCGACACGGCGCCGCATTCTACAAGCGGTTGGGGCCGCCACAGCGGTCAGCCTCGCTGGGTGCTCGTCCAGCGGTGACGGAGCCACAGAAACGACCAGTGAAGCGAAAAACGAACCGACGACGAGGGGTTCCACAATCGAAGGCGGGACGACGAGCAGAGGGACGAGTACGACTGATGAATCGACGACCAGTGAGACGGAGACGGATGAAACGACGGGAGGGACGAATCCTCCGAAGGGAGGCGGTGACGTGAAATTCAGGACGAACGGTGGTGCGACAGTACGAGGGACACTTCTCGGGGAAGGGCCGTGCGGGGTCGTCTTCGCTCACGGGGTCGGTTTCGACCGGAAAAGCTGGCTCCCACAGGCGCGAAAGCTCGCCGAAGAGGGGTACACCTGTCTGACAATCGACCTGAACCTGGACGACCGAAGCACGACCCCGGAATACGTTCTCGCCGCGGTTCGATATCTCCGTCGGCGCGTCGGAGTGAAAAACGTGGTTCTCATCGGGGCCAGCGCGGGGGCGAACGCAGTCGTTCGCGCCAACTCGCGGGCAGGGAGTGGAACTATCGACGGAACGCTCGCAATCTCGCCCGGAAAAGCCACGGAGTCGGCAAGCGGGATGCAGGGATGGAAGCTGTTCGTCGTGAGCAGAGGTGACAAGGATCGGTTTGTGCGGACGACGAAACAGATGCACGAAAACGCTCCGAGTCCGAAACGGTTCGAGAAAATTTCGGGCAGTGCACACGGCCAGCATGCCTTCGAGGAGAACGATTACGCGATGCGGTCGCTCATGAACGAACTCCTGAACACGGTTTGTGGCGGGGAGTAACGTAATTCGCACGCTTTTTGAGTCTCCACGGGTAAAACGGACTAACGAATGATTTCCAAGGGCTGTGAACAGTGCGCCATGGGTGGCAAGATGGTGCTCTTCGTCTACGGGTACTGCGACCAGCGCGACTGCTTTTACTGCCCGCTCGGCGAGAACCGGAAAAACGTCACCGACGTATACGCGAACGAGCGGAAGATCGAGAACGACGAGGACATCATTACCGAGGCAAAGCGAATGGACGCCCTCGGTACGTCCATCACGGGTGGCGAGCCACAGGAGGCGATGAACAAGACGTGCCGCTATATCTCGATGCTGAAAGACGAGTTCGGTGACGACCACCACACGCACCTCTACACCGGAATCACGGGTGGGCGCGAGAACATGCGCCGACTCGCCGAGGCAGGACTGGACGAGATTCGCTTCCATCCGCCGTACGAACTTTGGGGCGAGATGCACGGGTCGGAGTGGGAGGACATATTGTACATTGCGCGTGAAGAAGGAATCACGCCCTCGTTCGAAATACCTGGAATCCGGGCTGAAGAGGAGTTCCTCGAATTCCTTGACGAAGGCGCGGCGGAATTCTGCAACGTCAACGAATTCGAGATGAGCCAGGGTAACTACCGCCGAATGCAAGCCGAGGGGTACGAACTCCAAGAGGGTCACATGTCCGCAGTCGATGGGTCGAAAGAGCAGATTCTGGACGTGATGGGCGACCATCCACGCGTATACTTCTGTACCTCGGTGTTCAAGGACGCCGCCCAGCACCGAAACCGCCTGAAGCGCATGGCGCGCCAAATCCGCCGTGAGTTCGACGACGTGACCGACGATGGCACGCTTATCTATGGAAAGACGTGGGCCACCGAAGAGCGGTTCGCGAAACTCGGCGTTCCCGAGGAGTTCTACACCGTCAAATCCGACCACATCGAAGTCGCGTGGTGGTTGTTGGAGGAGATGATAGACGAAGGTGACGTGGAAAAAGGCGAAATCGTGGAGCAGTATCCAACCTACGACGGGCAAGTGGTCGAACGAACGCCATTGGCGTAAATCGCTCTCGTTTTCGTTTTTTCGTGTTCTCGACAGCGAGGAGCAGTGCGCCGAATCGGCGCGGGGGTTGGCACCCGACCGCAAGAAAAGGTTGCGGAAGTGTTTAGGCGAGTGCCACAAAATTCACACTCATGCCGGACTGTCCACTGGCAGATAGCTGCCCCAGTTTCGAGGAACGAATCAGCGGAATGGGCTGTCACCACTACGGCGACCGCGGCGGTGCGGAGTGGTGTAACCACTACAACCAGCCGATCCGGGAACTGAAAACCGCTCCCGTCCAACCGGGCGAGGAAGTCATCGTGGAGATCGACGACATTCACGAGAGCGGCTCCGGCGTCGGTCGGACCGACGAAGGATTCATCGTACTCGTGGACGGCATCCTCCCCGACGCTCGCGCTAAAGTAAAAATCACGAACGTAAAGGGCAATCACGCGACGGCCGACCCCGTCGAGCGCCTCCCGATGGAACCGGAGGACGAAGCGGAGGACACGGGAGAAGGGGAACCGGAAACGACGAACCGAAGAAAACGTGAACGCCGCGAACGCCTCGGAAGTCGGGACAACTTCTGGGGCGGATAGTCCGCGAAGTGGACAGTCCTTTGCAGGTTGGGCATGTACAGTCACGCA of the Haladaptatus caseinilyticus genome contains:
- a CDS encoding DNA polymerase II large subunit, whose product is MREEDRRYFERLETQLDDAFDVAETARKNSGDPQPEVEIPVAKDMADRVENILGIEGVAERVRELEGEMSREEAALELAKDFAEGNVGDYETRDGKVEGAVRTAVALLTEGVVAAPIEGIDRVEILTNDDGTEFVNVYYAGPIRSAGGTAQALSVLVADYTRALIGLDEYKARDDEIERYAEEINLYDAETGLQYSPKDKESKFIAENMPVMLDGEATGDEEVSGFRDLERVDTNSARGGMCLVLAEGIALKAPKIQRYTRNLDEIDWPWLQDLIDGTIGNDEGGETESEAETDDSEESDAEGEDEEAETDDGPNGPLRVEPATKFLRDLIAGRPVFTHPSKPGGFRLRYGRARNHGFATAGVHPATMHLVDDFLATGTQIKTERPGKAAGVIPVDTIEGPTVRLANGDVRRIDDIEEALEVRNGVKKILDLGEYLVNYGEFVENNHPLAPASYTFEWWIQDFEHAGVDVQAMRDNPRIDLEEPSVTEALDWATEHDVPLHPKFTYLWHDISVAEFERLATAVEAGEIRDGRLVIENTDDVRTALERLLVQHWQGEEIEISEWKSFVRSLGFDDDLNREWDDIDDLSRKAREWGEAENGDNAIQAVNEVAPFEIRERAPTRIGNRMGRPEKSEKRELSPAVHTLFPIGETGGNQRDMAKAANHTEGMSGVRGETEVRIGRRECETCGNPTFKCRCPECGDNTYPDYECPECGTTVEPDQSGRAECPRCEILATSVEPQTINLNEEFRNALESVGERQNVFDTLKGVKGLTSSHKTPEPIEKGVLRAKHGVSAFKDGTIRYDMTDLPVTAVRPSELDVSADQFRALGYDEDIHGEPLRHDDQLVELRVQDIVLSDGAAEHLLKTADFVDNLLTDYYGLDPFYEMDEREELVGELVFGMAPHTSAAVVGRIIGFTSAAVGYAHPYFHAAKRRNCDGDEDCVMLLMDGLLNFSKEFLPDKRGGQMDAPLVMSSRIDPSEIDDEAHNMDIVDRYPREFYEATLEMADPEDVDITIAEDYLGTDEEYTNFRHTHDTSNIALGPDLSAYKTLGSMMDKMNAQLELARKTRAVDQTDVAERVIEGHFLPDLIGNLRAFSRQETRCLDCGVKYRRMPLSGDCRECGGRVNLTVHQGSVNKYMDTAIQVADEYDCREYTKQRLQILDRSLESVFENDKNKQSGIADFM
- a CDS encoding DUF373 family protein, which produces MLLVLCVDLDDDLGRKTDFETPVIGRDEVEAAAVALATADPEDSDVNVMFEGVHLYDRIDAEESVEVAVVTGNEGSDISANREVGEEVDTVLASISTSEEITTVIVTDGAQDESVVPVIRSRIPVDGVRRVVVRQAQDLESMYYTIKQVLNDPETRGTILVPLGILLLIYPLALLADKNGMPGAVVIGGTSALLGLYVLFRGLGLERLVDHVAGKARNSLYSGRVTLITYVVAAALLIIGGVSGVETLEAVRADRGGADLGAVRVLASLVYGAVVWFSAAGITSSLGQITDEYLADEFEWRYLNAPFYVLSIGGVLYAVSAYFLSRVSLEFLAGMLTAGTLLGLASTLVFAIAESRYSRSGKARMS
- a CDS encoding alpha/beta hydrolase is translated as MTKTPTRRRILQAVGAATAVSLAGCSSSGDGATETTSEAKNEPTTRGSTIEGGTTSRGTSTTDESTTSETETDETTGGTNPPKGGGDVKFRTNGGATVRGTLLGEGPCGVVFAHGVGFDRKSWLPQARKLAEEGYTCLTIDLNLDDRSTTPEYVLAAVRYLRRRVGVKNVVLIGASAGANAVVRANSRAGSGTIDGTLAISPGKATESASGMQGWKLFVVSRGDKDRFVRTTKQMHENAPSPKRFEKISGSAHGQHAFEENDYAMRSLMNELLNTVCGGE
- a CDS encoding radical SAM protein; this translates as MISKGCEQCAMGGKMVLFVYGYCDQRDCFYCPLGENRKNVTDVYANERKIENDEDIITEAKRMDALGTSITGGEPQEAMNKTCRYISMLKDEFGDDHHTHLYTGITGGRENMRRLAEAGLDEIRFHPPYELWGEMHGSEWEDILYIAREEGITPSFEIPGIRAEEEFLEFLDEGAAEFCNVNEFEMSQGNYRRMQAEGYELQEGHMSAVDGSKEQILDVMGDHPRVYFCTSVFKDAAQHRNRLKRMARQIRREFDDVTDDGTLIYGKTWATEERFAKLGVPEEFYTVKSDHIEVAWWLLEEMIDEGDVEKGEIVEQYPTYDGQVVERTPLA
- a CDS encoding TRAM domain-containing protein, producing MPDCPLADSCPSFEERISGMGCHHYGDRGGAEWCNHYNQPIRELKTAPVQPGEEVIVEIDDIHESGSGVGRTDEGFIVLVDGILPDARAKVKITNVKGNHATADPVERLPMEPEDEAEDTGEGEPETTNRRKRERRERLGSRDNFWGG